In Xanthomonas sacchari, a genomic segment contains:
- a CDS encoding aldo/keto reductase, with the protein MLHTRELGRSGLHAAPLAFGGNVFGWSADAKTSFALLDAFVEAGCNLIDTADIYSAWVPGNHGGESETLIGQWLKRSGKRDKVLIATKVGKWAERPGLSADNIAAAAEDSLQRLQTDVIDLYQAHEDDDAVPLEASLAAFGRLIEQGKVRAIGASNYSAARLSEALKVSAQYGLPRYETLQPEYNLYDRAGYEAELEPLVREQGLGVLCYYALASGFLSGKYRRTEDAGKSQARGASVVARYLNARGLRILAALDDIAGKHAATPTQVALAWLMARPGIVAPIASATSLEQLQDLLAAARLQLSTEDIAQLNTASEETA; encoded by the coding sequence ATGCTGCACACGCGCGAACTCGGCCGCTCCGGCCTGCATGCGGCACCGCTGGCGTTCGGCGGCAACGTGTTCGGCTGGAGCGCCGACGCCAAGACCTCCTTCGCCCTGCTCGATGCCTTCGTCGAGGCCGGCTGCAACCTCATCGACACCGCCGACATCTACTCGGCCTGGGTGCCCGGCAACCATGGCGGCGAATCGGAAACGCTGATCGGGCAGTGGCTCAAGCGCAGCGGCAAGCGCGACAAGGTGCTGATCGCGACCAAGGTCGGCAAGTGGGCCGAACGTCCCGGCCTGTCCGCCGACAACATCGCCGCCGCCGCGGAGGATTCGCTGCAGCGCCTGCAGACCGACGTCATCGACCTGTACCAGGCGCACGAGGACGACGACGCGGTGCCGCTGGAAGCCTCGCTGGCGGCCTTCGGCCGGCTGATCGAACAAGGCAAGGTGCGCGCGATCGGCGCCTCCAACTACAGCGCTGCGCGCCTGTCCGAAGCGCTGAAAGTGTCCGCGCAATACGGCCTGCCCCGCTACGAGACGCTGCAGCCGGAGTACAACCTGTACGACCGTGCCGGCTACGAGGCCGAACTGGAGCCGCTGGTGCGCGAACAGGGCCTGGGCGTGCTGTGCTACTACGCGCTGGCCAGCGGCTTCCTCAGCGGCAAGTACCGCCGCACCGAAGACGCCGGCAAGAGCCAGGCGCGCGGCGCCAGCGTGGTCGCGCGCTACCTCAACGCGCGCGGCCTGCGCATCCTCGCCGCGCTCGACGACATCGCCGGCAAGCATGCCGCCACGCCGACCCAGGTGGCGCTGGCCTGGTTGATGGCGCGGCCCGGCATCGTCGCGCCGATCGCCAGCGCAACCAGCCTGGAACAGCTGCAGGACCTGCTCGCCGCCGCACGCCTGCAGCTGTCCACCGAGGACATCGCGCAATTGAATACCGCAAGCGAGGAAACCGCATGA